The Candidatus Woesearchaeota archaeon genome contains the following window.
AGCGGATCATTCAATGTTATGGGCATCTAAATACTTGTATTTAGATAGCTTTAAATAAATCTAACTTTTTCAAAAAAGATTATGAGTTATGAGGAAATACAACGGAACATTCAAAATCAGATAAAATTTGAAGACGGAATTAATATACAAAGACTTGACGCAATATTCAGACTTTTAAAAAATAAAAGCGGCAAATTACTTGATGTTGGATGCAGCGAAGGTAAATTTATAATTGAATATCAAAAAAAGGGATTTGAATGCGAAGGAATTGATATTTCTGATAAAGCAATTGAAAATGGAAAACGCAGGGGTTTAGATATAAAAAAAGTTGATATTACACAAAAATTACCTTACAAAGATGAAACTTTTGACATTATATGTTGCGGTCAAGTGCTCGAACATGTATTAGACCCTTTGCCTGTAGTAAGAGATATGCACAGAATACTTAAAAAAAATGGAAACTTAATAATCACTGTGCCTAATATTAATATGTTCAGAAATCTTTTTTTGATTTTACTTGGAAAACCTCTAGCTTATTCTTGCAGGTTTGATAGTCCGCACTATCGGGATTTTTGTAAAACCGAGGCCATAAGGATACTTAAAAAGGGCGGATTTAAAAATATTAAAATTACAGGAGATAAGTTAAATATTCCTTATTGGAAAGGCAAACTGATTAGATTAACACCATATATCCCTAGATTTTGTGATAATTTAGTTTTAAGAGGAACAAAATGAAAATCACCAAAAGGATGGCAATTTTCATAATAATATTAAGCACATTCCTAAACACATTTGCCGAGGTTTCCTACAAATTGGGCGCAAATAAATTGGAATTAAATGTAATCTCAATTATAACAAATTATTCTTTATTTTTAGGTTTAACAGCATATGGGGTTTCTGCCTGTTTATTGATAATTGCATTAAGAGGCGGAAAATTATCAGTGTTATATCCAATTTTTGCTACGGGATATGTTTGGGTAACTCTTACGTCAATATATTTTTTTCATGAGGTTTTAAGCCTTTATAAAATATTTGGCGTCTTATTTATTATTTTAGGGATTTCACTAATTAATTACAATAACCAAACCAATCATAATAATTTAAGTAACAAGGTGTTGCAATGAAAACTTCAATTTATGCAATTATTGGAGTATTTATCGCATCATTATTTGGAGGGATAGGTGCGCTTTACTTAAAAAAAGGTTCAGACAATATTAAATTAAATTTTTGGAAACTTATTAAAAATTATGATTTAATCAAAGGAATTTTATGTTACGGATTCTCAACACTTCTGTTCATTCCTTCTTTAAAATTTGGAGAACTTTCAGTTCTTTATCCTATTACTTCATTTACATATATTTGGGTAATTTTATTCTCACTAATATTTCTGAATGAACGGATGAATAAATACAAATGGTTAGGCCTCATATTGATAGTAATAGGCGTAATTTTAATAGGCATAGGAAGTTAAATTTATATATACTTAATACTTTATTTTCTTATGTTAAAAGTAATTTCATTAGGGGGGTCACTTATTATACCGAATGAAATAAATTATATTTTTTTAAAACAATTTAGAAAAATGATTATCAATTACATAAAAAAAGGTAATAAAGTAATAATTGTTTGCGGGGGGGGCAGTATTTGCAGAAAGTATTATAGGGCGGCTAAACTCGTTACAAATATAAAACAATCTGAACTTGATTGGGTTGGGGTTATGGCTACAAGGCTTAATGCTGAATTAATACGGATAATATTTGGAAGTTTTGCAGAAAAAAATGTAAAGTACAGTCCCAACAAAAAATATGATTTTAAAAAAATTTTAATAATTGGGGGAGACAAACCGGGAGGAAGTTCTGATCTTGACACAGTAGAGCTTGCGAAAAAATATAATACAAAAGAAGTAATAAATTTGTCAGATATTTCATATGTTTATGATCAAAATCCCAAAAAATATAAAAATGCCAAACCTCTAAAATCTTTAAGATGGCAAGAATATAAAAAAGTTATAGGTCGCAAATGGGTATCTGGTGCGCATGTGCCTTTTGATCCAATCGCAAGTAACAGGGCTATGCAATATGGTCTTAAAGTAATAATTGCAAATGGTAAAGATTTAAATAATTTAAAAAAAATATTATATTCCAGCAGAAGTTTTAAAGGTACGGTGATTGAATAATGGGAATTTTGAGCAAAGATGAGATATTAAAAGAAATTAAAAAACAAAATTTAACGATTTCTCCATTCAATAAGAATAATCTTGGCGCAGCATCTTATGATTTAACCCTTGATGAAGAGTTTAGAATATTTGATTTAAATTTAAAAGTGTTTAATGTTGAAGAAAATTCGGATTATAAAAAATTATCAAGTTTCAAAAAAACAAAGTCAATTATTCTTCAGCCCGGAGATTTTGCTTTGGGAATTACAAAGGAAACGATTAATTTAAACAGTAACATTTGCGGTTGGCTTTCAGGCAGAAGCAGATTTGCAAGATTGGGGATAGGGGTGCATGTTACTTCAAATTTCGTTCAACCAGGGATTGATAATAAACAAGTTCTTGAAATTAAAAATTTAGGAAATACGCCCTTAAAGATTAATGCCGGTACAAGGATTATCCAGATTATATTTGAAAGAATAGAAGGAAAAGTTTCTAAATACAAAGGTAAATTCGTAAAACAAACCGAAATTTAATCTTGCATATTAACACATTTTTTACAAATATCTAACTTAAATTTTCCGTCTTGAAGCTCTTTTCGTAATTTAATAAAGTTAGGCTTTTTCCAAACTTCATTTATTTTTTCAGTTGTAAGGTTGCCGAATTTAACAGAACTAAAAAAATCATTACAACAAAGAATTACGTTTCCTTGAAAATCAATAATTAAAGAAGTAGCTGGAAAATTGCATTTATTCATATATTCAGTTTTAATTTTGTCAATCAAGCCTCCTCTATTTGATAAAGTGGTATCGGGAGTAAATTTTCTCAGGGTAACCTTTTTCTTTTCCGCGGCACTTAAAGAATTTAACATTTTTTTCAAGGTTTCAGAGTCAGGACCTACATGCCGGGTGATTAAAAAAGCATCAACGCCTTTAGATAATAATAAATCAAACATTTCTTTTGTCAAAAAATCACCATTTGTAAAAACAACAATATATGCGGAGGGCAATTTTTGTCGAGTATACCCTAATAAATCAGGTAAACGTTTATCTCCTAAAGGTTCGCCATAAAAATGCGGTGAAACTCTGCCATTGTAGTTTAACTCTGCTAATTCATCAATTATTTTTTTATACAAAGACTCTTCCATATATTGATCCCCGCGGTCATATTTTGAATTTGGGCAATAGAAACATTTGCGGTTGCATTTAGTTAATGTTTCAATTTCAACTGCTCTAAAAAAATCAGTTGTCCCATGTTTAACATAATTGTTTAGGAGATAATATAGTTTAGAAAAATGATGCTTGATTTTTTTAGGAATAATCTTCTTTCCTATTAAAAATAACTTCACTGTCATATGTTGAAAAAATCCTAATAACTATATAAATATGCTTACCTTCTTTGATTATAGATAGTGTGCTCTAATAATCTTTATAAATCATGTTTAGATTAAAATTCTAAAATGAAAAAAGAACCACTATTTTTTCTGAGAAAAAAGTTTATGGGGGGATTTATTGCAGTATTAATGATTCTTAGTATTAGTGCAGTATTCACTTCAAACACTAATTCGGAAAAAGACCCCGTAGAGTTTAATGGTAAATGGTTTTATCCTTACAATTTGGGGTGGTTTACATATATAAATAATGTACAAACAGCATTTCCCTATTTACCTGATGAATTAACAAATATAAGTTCATTGCCATATGTATTCATAGACTCGCCAAAAGTTTATATTATAACCGATCCGAATGAAAAAAACATAACATTTGATTTGCTAAAACAACGATTGGTATATTTCCTAAATCAAAAAGGGATTACTTCGGTACCGGCATGCAGTCAAGAAGAGGGTTGTCCAGATTCATTACCCATAAAAGACTGTAAAGACATCAATGTAGCAGGGATATTTTTAAAAAGTGGAGTTCAATCTAGAGTATACAAAGATTACATGTGTTATGTTATTGAAGGGGACACAAGTCTCAATCTGAATAAAGCAACT
Protein-coding sequences here:
- a CDS encoding class I SAM-dependent methyltransferase — encoded protein: MSYEEIQRNIQNQIKFEDGINIQRLDAIFRLLKNKSGKLLDVGCSEGKFIIEYQKKGFECEGIDISDKAIENGKRRGLDIKKVDITQKLPYKDETFDIICCGQVLEHVLDPLPVVRDMHRILKKNGNLIITVPNINMFRNLFLILLGKPLAYSCRFDSPHYRDFCKTEAIRILKKGGFKNIKITGDKLNIPYWKGKLIRLTPYIPRFCDNLVLRGTK
- a CDS encoding EamA family transporter; the encoded protein is MKTSIYAIIGVFIASLFGGIGALYLKKGSDNIKLNFWKLIKNYDLIKGILCYGFSTLLFIPSLKFGELSVLYPITSFTYIWVILFSLIFLNERMNKYKWLGLILIVIGVILIGIGS
- a CDS encoding UMP kinase, which gives rise to MLKVISLGGSLIIPNEINYIFLKQFRKMIINYIKKGNKVIIVCGGGSICRKYYRAAKLVTNIKQSELDWVGVMATRLNAELIRIIFGSFAEKNVKYSPNKKYDFKKILIIGGDKPGGSSDLDTVELAKKYNTKEVINLSDISYVYDQNPKKYKNAKPLKSLRWQEYKKVIGRKWVSGAHVPFDPIASNRAMQYGLKVIIANGKDLNNLKKILYSSRSFKGTVIE
- the dcd gene encoding dCTP deaminase, encoding MGILSKDEILKEIKKQNLTISPFNKNNLGAASYDLTLDEEFRIFDLNLKVFNVEENSDYKKLSSFKKTKSIILQPGDFALGITKETINLNSNICGWLSGRSRFARLGIGVHVTSNFVQPGIDNKQVLEIKNLGNTPLKINAGTRIIQIIFERIEGKVSKYKGKFVKQTEI
- a CDS encoding SPASM domain-containing protein — translated: MTVKLFLIGKKIIPKKIKHHFSKLYYLLNNYVKHGTTDFFRAVEIETLTKCNRKCFYCPNSKYDRGDQYMEESLYKKIIDELAELNYNGRVSPHFYGEPLGDKRLPDLLGYTRQKLPSAYIVVFTNGDFLTKEMFDLLLSKGVDAFLITRHVGPDSETLKKMLNSLSAAEKKKVTLRKFTPDTTLSNRGGLIDKIKTEYMNKCNFPATSLIIDFQGNVILCCNDFFSSVKFGNLTTEKINEVWKKPNFIKLRKELQDGKFKLDICKKCVNMQD